The Rhodothermus marinus DSM 4252 DNA segment CAGTTTTCTGACGCAATGGCCGCTGATCGTCGACCGCCGTAACGCCCTGCGTGTCAAGCAGAAAGCCTTCGGTGCGTCCGGTCTCCGCATTGAAGCCATGCCCGACAATATATCGACCGTCCGGGGATATGGCGGTAGCACGCTCCAGATACGAACCGGGTGTCAGCAAACTGGCGTAGTGGCTGGTCAGATTCCGCATGGTGGGCGGCACAGTAAAGGCATCCCAGAGCAGCGCGCGTTCCTCCGTGGTATTGTTAATCACATAGTAACCAACCACATAGCGTCCATTTGCGGAAACGTCAAGCGCGGCACTATTGACCCCGAGGCTGGGCAATTCGACCATACCGCTTGCGGCTCGCCAACGAAAAGGCCGCAGGTCGCCATTGTTGTTTGAAGAAAAGCCTACAATGACCGTCCCGTCTGCCGAAACGGCACGGGCCTCGCTCCAGCTTCCTCCCAGCGTGCCCAGGTCCTGCATGACCCAGTTTTCCCAGCGAAATGCCCGCATCGTCATATCTGAATTCATTGCCTGACCTACAACGACAGCCCCATCGGCGGAAGCATCGTAGGCATATGCCTGGAAACCACCCAGCGTGCCCAGATCCTCCATCTGAGTGGTCCAACGATAAGCCCGCGGATCACCGGGATCCCAGTACTCTCCTACGATGACCAGACCATCGTCTGAAATGCCGTGTGCTCTATTTTCCCGGTCAGCCACCAGACTCTGTATTTCTTGCATTCCTGTGGTAGCCGTCCATCGAAATGAGCGAGGGGAGGCATCTCCGGGCTTATAGGCCCAGCCAACGATCACGTTGCCGTCACTGGAAACTGCCCGGGCACTACTTTGACTTCCTCCCAGAGTCCCCAGGTCCTGCAAGCCCGTCCCCGGCGTCCAGAAAAAGGCACGGATCTGCTGGCTGGCGTTTGCGGAAGTGCCCACCACCACCGGTCCTTCATTGGACACATCATAGGCCCGGCTGCTATTCCCACCCAGCGTGCCCAGCCAGGTGAGCGTCTGTGCCTGCGTGCTCAGAGACACCAGCATGCCTGAAAGCAGCAATCCTGTAAGACTGATCCGAACCGCCGCCGAAGCGACGGGAAGGGCTGGCAGCAGCAGTCGAGCCATGCGTCGTTTCATGAGTGCGCTCCAGTTGGTTGAGACTGTTCCGAAAACAAGCACGCAGTTTTCTCAAGGTCAACCGGGTGCGCCGCAGCAACTACTTTCTGCAACGTGCAGACTCAACCCTCAAGCATGGCTCTCCGGCGCCCGAACCTCCTGTGTAAGCTGCGCGCGAGCGAAAACAGAGCTTTTGAAGCACCATACTTGCCCCGAGCGACCCGCCAGTAGGCGTTTTGGCGCGGGTCGGGGGACAACTCTGGCGCATTTCACCGCAGCAGCACCAGGCGTCCGCTGCGCACATGGGCAGCCGCATTTTCCCGGCGCACCGTCAGTCGGTAGAGATAGACCCCGGCCGCCAGTCCGAGCGTCTCCAGCACCACAACGCGGGCTGCGCCCGCCCCCGCCTGCTCGCAACGCCCCCGCAGGCGACGTCCCAGCAGATCATACACCGCCCAGCACACTTCCGCCCTCCACGGCAAATCCAGCTGCACCTGCGCCCGATCCGCCGTCGGATTCGGGTACGGACTGCCCACCACCAGGCGCTCCGGCAACCCGCCCGCCTCGGAGGCCGTCAGCTGGCCCCGCTCCAGCGTGATCCGAAACCCCGGCCCTGCTACTTCTACCGTGCCGTCACTCACCACGACCCGGTGGAAAAATCGCCCGACGTCGAGTTGCAGCCCGTCGAGCAGAAGACGATCATGGTGATCCCTGCCTCGCCTTCGGGCACCTGCACCGGGAAGATTTTTGTCTGACCGGCCTCCAGGTTGGGCTCCAGACAGGGCTCAAAGGCAATGTCGGCCAGCGCCGCACTGCGCTCATCGATCATCCACACGCAAAGGGGCACACCGGCCCGGTTTTCCACCACGATCTGTGCAGGTCCTGACTCGATGAGCACCGC contains these protein-coding regions:
- a CDS encoding FlgD immunoglobulin-like domain containing protein, which gives rise to MKRRMARLLLPALPVASAAVRISLTGLLLSGMLVSLSTQAQTLTWLGTLGGNSSRAYDVSNEGPVVVGTSANASQQIRAFFWTPGTGLQDLGTLGGSQSSARAVSSDGNVIVGWAYKPGDASPRSFRWTATTGMQEIQSLVADRENRAHGISDDGLVIVGEYWDPGDPRAYRWTTQMEDLGTLGGFQAYAYDASADGAVVVGQAMNSDMTMRAFRWENWVMQDLGTLGGSWSEARAVSADGTVIVGFSSNNNGDLRPFRWRAASGMVELPSLGVNSAALDVSANGRYVVGYYVINNTTEERALLWDAFTVPPTMRNLTSHYASLLTPGSYLERATAISPDGRYIVGHGFNAETGRTEGFLLDTQGVTAVDDQRPLRQKTVLIQNYPNPFRSTTQVSFETADPGWVTLKVLDLLGREVRTLVHARLAAGLHTVQWDGRDEAGHPVAGGLYLYRLETARVVLTRRLLLVR
- a CDS encoding T9SS type A sorting domain-containing protein, which produces MSDGTVEVAGPGFRITLERGQLTASEAGGLPERLVVGSPYPNPTADRAQVQLDLPWRAEVCWAVYDLLGRRLRGRCEQAGAGAARVVVLETLGLAAGVYLYRLTVRRENAAAHVRSGRLVLLR